A genomic segment from Nitrosopumilus sp. K4 encodes:
- a CDS encoding mechanosensitive ion channel family protein: protein MAEDEIIDAVTGQVSQFQGITQLLASNESIQIAFTVLVIGIIGIAIVYRTFSNWVRHQKFHYVRPHFSRFVRVVVLPFFAIALITSMNVYIQSFELFEESEIVLEDEFSTPSETFAKILNTINILVIGYTIAHLIPIALNKREKSNLEREDYERWKELRGFADDEIDLFHKCFKWVPPKHTPEDMTDEEFQNNLRTAEGKKFLEEFRTTKGIPIGSYEQLVKNPFEEWKKSERVKYQKYYNDCVTGNNQSGKKLKPGQDPEEIYPIDTWREEKRFSGYEPIISGTKPPGYAKRKRKDLPKSFSQILPLGIFGAVVIGVISWWGIDLVLLATATGGLAIGIGLALQETMQNYFAYILIRKDKIFAEGERVKLDTGYNGYVHKITSRVTYVRDALNESYAVIPTRQLVNAQIINYSKEIKMVPAIVDVGVSYLNNPRQVAAILVKIGKRAMKEVIDEKGRHLIRQQRCPYLQKNRPSCGCDKDIHIDINQPVVRFNKFNDSSLDFSLWVYVRDYGAQFKTKTDMRMIMYEEFKKYDIRIPWPIRTVYQGDEKREGEEISKLDEERNKVIDEYGIGDLGRGGEE, encoded by the coding sequence ATGGCTGAAGATGAAATAATTGATGCAGTTACAGGACAAGTAAGTCAATTTCAAGGCATTACTCAGTTACTTGCGTCAAATGAGTCTATTCAGATAGCATTTACAGTTCTAGTTATTGGAATAATTGGCATTGCGATTGTTTATAGAACATTCTCAAATTGGGTAAGACACCAAAAATTTCATTATGTTAGACCACATTTTTCTAGATTTGTTAGGGTTGTAGTTTTGCCATTTTTTGCCATAGCGTTGATTACTTCAATGAATGTATACATCCAATCCTTTGAATTATTTGAAGAAAGTGAAATTGTATTAGAAGATGAATTTTCAACTCCCAGCGAAACATTTGCAAAAATTCTCAATACAATCAATATCCTTGTAATCGGTTATACCATAGCACATCTGATTCCAATTGCTCTTAACAAGAGAGAGAAGTCAAATCTTGAAAGAGAAGATTATGAACGGTGGAAGGAGTTAAGAGGGTTTGCAGATGACGAAATTGATCTTTTTCATAAATGCTTCAAGTGGGTTCCCCCAAAACACACTCCAGAGGACATGACAGATGAAGAGTTTCAAAACAATCTAAGAACAGCAGAGGGCAAAAAATTTCTCGAAGAGTTTAGAACTACAAAGGGCATACCAATTGGAAGTTATGAACAACTAGTCAAAAATCCATTTGAGGAATGGAAAAAATCTGAGAGAGTAAAATATCAAAAGTATTACAATGATTGTGTAACTGGGAATAATCAGTCAGGGAAAAAACTAAAACCAGGACAAGACCCCGAGGAGATTTATCCAATAGACACATGGAGAGAAGAGAAGAGATTCTCCGGTTATGAGCCAATAATTTCAGGCACTAAACCACCAGGTTATGCAAAAAGAAAGAGAAAAGATCTACCAAAATCATTTTCTCAGATTTTGCCGTTGGGAATATTTGGTGCAGTTGTAATTGGAGTAATTAGTTGGTGGGGCATAGATTTGGTCTTGCTTGCAACTGCAACAGGAGGTTTAGCTATTGGAATTGGACTTGCGCTACAAGAAACTATGCAGAACTACTTTGCGTATATCTTAATTCGGAAAGACAAAATATTTGCTGAAGGGGAACGAGTAAAGCTAGATACTGGATACAACGGATATGTTCATAAAATTACATCAAGGGTCACGTACGTTCGTGATGCGTTAAATGAATCATATGCTGTTATCCCTACAAGGCAGCTAGTAAATGCACAGATAATCAATTACTCGAAAGAAATCAAAATGGTGCCTGCAATCGTAGATGTGGGCGTATCATATCTCAACAATCCAAGGCAGGTTGCTGCAATTTTGGTCAAGATCGGAAAACGTGCAATGAAAGAGGTAATTGATGAAAAAGGAAGACACCTAATAAGACAGCAAAGATGTCCTTACTTGCAAAAAAACAGACCAAGTTGTGGTTGTGATAAGGATATCCACATAGACATTAATCAGCCAGTTGTCAGATTTAACAAGTTTAATGATTCATCTCTTGATTTCTCTTTGTGGGTATATGTCAGAGATTATGGTGCACAGTTCAAAACTAAAACAGACATGAGAATGATCATGTACGAAGAATTCAAGAAATACGATATTAGAATTCCATGGCCAATTAGAACTGTTTACCAGGGAGATGAGAAACGTGAAGGAGAAGAGATCAGCAAGCTTGATGAAGAAAGAAACAAGGTTATTGATGAATATGGAATTGGGGATCTTGGAAGGGGTGGAGAGGAATAG
- a CDS encoding KamA family radical SAM protein, translated as MTYQETVWDSTPTLKSYTLSNFRDIPQIQKLSKEKQFEMEVVGNVLPFKANNYVVEQLIDWDNIPNDPMFVLTFPQKGMLKPEHYDKMSNALTNNLDKNEIAKIANDIRLQLNPHPAGQMELNVPTLKDGTKLYGMQHKYKETCLFFPSQSQTCHAYCSFCFRWPQFVGMDEMKFAMKEGEQLVQYVKEHPEISDVLFTGGDPMIMKAKMFSKYVDALIDAKLPNLKTIRIGTKSLSYWPYKFLSDSDSQEMLDVFRKITDNGIHLAFMAHFNHLAELSTDAVKQAIKQVRDTGAQIRTQSPLLSHINDDSKMWAEMWTKQVQLGCIPYYMFVVRDTGAQHYFGVPLVRAFKIFRDAYSSVSGLARTVRGPSMSATPGKVVVTGTTSVNDQKVILLRFLQGRNPDWVQIPFFAKYDENAIWLDDLKPAFSDKFFFEEEMNQLKNKNQ; from the coding sequence GTGACCTATCAAGAAACTGTATGGGATAGCACTCCTACGTTAAAATCCTACACATTGTCCAATTTCCGTGATATTCCACAAATCCAAAAACTTTCCAAAGAGAAACAATTTGAAATGGAAGTTGTAGGAAATGTTTTGCCATTTAAGGCTAACAACTATGTTGTTGAACAACTGATTGATTGGGATAATATTCCAAATGATCCTATGTTTGTTCTTACTTTTCCTCAAAAAGGAATGTTAAAGCCTGAACACTATGACAAAATGTCAAATGCGCTGACAAACAATCTTGATAAAAATGAAATTGCAAAAATTGCAAATGATATTAGATTACAACTAAACCCTCATCCAGCAGGACAAATGGAACTGAATGTTCCGACATTAAAAGATGGCACTAAACTTTATGGAATGCAGCACAAGTACAAAGAGACATGCTTGTTTTTCCCAAGTCAAAGCCAAACTTGTCATGCATACTGTAGCTTTTGTTTTAGATGGCCACAATTTGTTGGAATGGATGAAATGAAATTTGCCATGAAGGAAGGCGAACAACTTGTCCAGTATGTTAAGGAGCATCCTGAGATTTCTGATGTATTGTTCACTGGTGGTGATCCGATGATAATGAAAGCTAAAATGTTTTCAAAATATGTTGATGCTTTAATTGACGCAAAACTTCCAAATCTCAAAACAATTAGAATTGGAACAAAGTCTCTCTCATATTGGCCATACAAGTTTCTGTCAGATTCTGATTCACAAGAAATGCTTGACGTTTTTAGGAAAATTACTGACAATGGAATTCACCTTGCATTTATGGCTCACTTTAACCACTTGGCAGAACTATCAACCGACGCGGTAAAACAGGCTATCAAACAAGTAAGGGATACGGGAGCACAAATCAGAACACAATCCCCTCTGCTATCTCATATCAATGACGATTCTAAGATGTGGGCAGAAATGTGGACTAAACAGGTTCAACTTGGATGCATTCCATATTACATGTTTGTTGTTAGAGATACTGGGGCCCAACACTATTTTGGCGTACCATTGGTGCGTGCATTTAAAATATTCAGGGATGCGTATTCATCAGTTAGTGGATTGGCAAGAACTGTCAGAGGACCTAGTATGTCAGCTACGCCTGGAAAAGTTGTAGTTACAGGAACCACTTCAGTAAATGATCAAAAAGTAATTCTGTTGAGATTTCTGCAAGGAAGAAACCCTGATTGGGTTCAGATTCCGTTCTTTGCAAAGTATGATGAAAATGCAATTTGGTTAGACGACTTAAAACCTGCATTTTCAGATAAATTCTTCTTTGAAGAAGAGATGAATCAATTAAAAAACAAAAATCAATAA
- the glnA gene encoding type I glutamate--ammonia ligase, protein MNADDALKKIQDENITFVNLWFVDIFGELHRLGMPSYAIDKSSFENGLEKLDASSIVGFKSVNNSDMILKPDPNSFRVLPSDYDQGNRKNAIFFCDLYEGNTTQEVRYNRDSRGIAHKAAEKLKEFGLTHTNWGPEIEFFVFDTINVYPSPYGATQSSGGSGYSIESKESPWAKGNVSTAINLKEGYYPSQPKDTLETFRKDICDDLYNHFGIKIEAEHHEVATSGQCEINLVYDEMVAMADSVVAVKNIVKVKAKRKNKVATFMPKPIFGDNASAMHTHQSLWNDKVNVMFDPEDDVAQMSQIGRYYIGGILEHASALCAITNPTTNSYKRLVPGFEAPVNVCWGMGNRSAAIRVPMYYRNQEKSKRIEYRVPDPTANIYLLEAALLLAGLDGIKKKIDPGDPVEENVYKLSPEKKREYKIGSLPVSLKGALDSLQSDSAFLEEVFTKDFLDKYSQLKYKEYTAFAQTPTAWEVSMYADA, encoded by the coding sequence ATGAATGCAGATGACGCACTAAAAAAGATTCAAGATGAGAATATTACATTTGTTAATTTATGGTTTGTAGATATTTTTGGTGAATTGCATAGACTGGGAATGCCAAGCTATGCAATCGACAAGAGTAGTTTTGAAAATGGATTGGAAAAACTAGACGCTAGCTCTATTGTTGGATTCAAATCTGTTAACAATTCTGATATGATCCTAAAACCAGATCCAAATTCTTTTAGAGTTTTACCAAGTGATTATGATCAAGGAAATCGAAAAAATGCAATTTTCTTTTGTGATCTATATGAAGGAAATACGACGCAAGAAGTTAGATACAATCGTGATTCTAGGGGAATTGCTCACAAAGCAGCTGAAAAGCTCAAAGAATTTGGCTTAACTCATACTAACTGGGGACCGGAAATAGAATTTTTTGTATTTGATACAATCAATGTTTATCCATCACCCTATGGTGCAACACAATCTTCAGGCGGTTCTGGATATTCAATAGAGTCAAAAGAATCTCCTTGGGCAAAAGGCAACGTAAGTACTGCAATTAATCTCAAAGAAGGCTACTATCCATCTCAGCCCAAAGACACGCTTGAAACCTTTAGAAAAGACATTTGTGATGATCTTTACAACCATTTTGGAATCAAAATTGAGGCTGAACACCATGAAGTTGCAACATCTGGTCAATGTGAAATTAATCTAGTTTATGATGAGATGGTTGCAATGGCTGATAGTGTAGTAGCTGTAAAAAATATTGTAAAAGTTAAAGCAAAACGGAAAAATAAAGTTGCAACATTTATGCCAAAACCGATATTTGGAGACAATGCATCTGCAATGCACACACATCAAAGCCTATGGAATGATAAAGTAAATGTCATGTTTGATCCTGAAGATGACGTTGCACAAATGAGCCAAATTGGCCGTTATTATATTGGCGGAATACTGGAACATGCTTCAGCATTATGTGCAATTACAAACCCTACAACAAATTCCTACAAACGACTTGTTCCAGGATTTGAAGCACCAGTCAATGTTTGTTGGGGAATGGGAAATCGTTCAGCAGCAATACGTGTTCCGATGTATTATAGAAATCAAGAAAAGAGCAAAAGAATAGAGTACCGTGTTCCAGATCCTACTGCAAACATCTATCTTCTTGAAGCTGCATTACTATTAGCTGGATTAGATGGAATCAAAAAGAAAATTGATCCTGGCGATCCTGTTGAAGAAAATGTTTACAAATTAAGTCCTGAAAAGAAACGGGAATACAAGATTGGTTCACTTCCAGTATCGTTAAAAGGTGCATTAGACTCATTGCAAAGTGACTCAGCATTCTTAGAAGAAGTTTTCACAAAAGACTTTCTTGACAAATATTCCCAACTCAAATACAAAGAATATACTGCATTTGCTCAAACTCCTACTGCATGGGAAGTTTCAATGTATGCTGATGCTTGA
- a CDS encoding APC family permease — MSGLSRHIGLFHLTMYGVGLILGAGIYVLIGEAAGFAGNALWISFILGAIVATFAGLSYSELTTLFPRAAAEYVFVKEGFKSDFIGFLIGWLTILTSIIVAATVALGFGGYVQELTNIPILVSAMAILGVLSIVNFIGIKESAWANTIFAIVTIAGLGIIIFVGFAFPVEHEIDYFENPSGFSGIILAFVLVFFAFIGFEDIANVAEEVKRPKKTMPKGIMLSVLITTIIYILVSLASIRTISWEQLAESSAPLAIVAEVKLGEQGRLILSLIALFATASTILITLVAGARIFYGMARDGSLPAKLGMVHHKTKTPWIAVILIFVTAVGFSFVGDIVIVANIVVFAVVVTFAMINLSVILLRYVRPELERPYKVPVNIGKFPILPLFGLGATIYMAIQFEVEIILSGLAIIAAGAIFFVIYKKWK, encoded by the coding sequence ATGAGTGGACTTAGTCGCCATATCGGATTATTTCATCTAACAATGTATGGTGTTGGGTTGATTTTAGGTGCTGGAATCTATGTTTTGATTGGAGAAGCAGCAGGCTTTGCTGGAAATGCACTATGGATTTCCTTTATTCTTGGTGCAATAGTTGCTACATTTGCAGGGCTAAGTTATTCAGAATTAACTACATTATTTCCTAGAGCAGCTGCAGAATACGTTTTTGTTAAAGAAGGTTTCAAAAGTGATTTCATAGGTTTCCTAATTGGTTGGTTAACAATACTAACATCAATAATTGTTGCAGCTACTGTAGCGTTAGGGTTTGGAGGTTATGTACAAGAGCTTACCAATATTCCAATTCTAGTTTCGGCTATGGCGATTTTAGGTGTGTTATCTATTGTTAATTTTATTGGAATAAAGGAATCTGCTTGGGCAAATACAATTTTTGCAATTGTTACAATTGCTGGCTTGGGCATAATTATTTTCGTTGGATTTGCATTTCCAGTAGAACACGAGATAGATTACTTTGAGAATCCCTCAGGATTTAGTGGTATTATTCTAGCATTTGTTTTAGTGTTTTTTGCATTTATTGGATTTGAAGACATTGCAAATGTAGCCGAAGAAGTAAAGCGTCCAAAAAAGACCATGCCTAAAGGAATAATGCTCTCTGTTTTGATAACGACTATAATCTACATTCTAGTGTCTTTAGCCTCAATTAGAACAATAAGTTGGGAGCAATTAGCAGAATCTTCTGCTCCGCTTGCAATCGTAGCTGAAGTGAAGCTAGGCGAGCAAGGTCGATTAATTTTATCTCTTATTGCTTTGTTTGCTACTGCAAGTACAATTTTGATAACACTTGTTGCAGGTGCAAGAATATTTTATGGAATGGCAAGAGATGGCTCCTTACCTGCAAAACTTGGGATGGTTCATCATAAAACCAAGACTCCATGGATTGCTGTGATTCTCATTTTTGTAACAGCAGTTGGGTTTTCTTTTGTCGGAGACATTGTAATTGTTGCAAACATTGTTGTATTTGCTGTAGTTGTGACATTTGCAATGATCAACTTGTCAGTAATTCTTCTTAGATATGTAAGGCCAGAACTAGAAAGGCCATACAAAGTTCCTGTGAACATAGGAAAATTTCCCATATTGCCTTTGTTTGGATTAGGAGCAACAATATACATGGCAATACAATTTGAGGTTGAGATCATTTTATCAGGTTTGGCAATTATTGCTGCAGGAGCAATTTTTTTTGTTATTTACAAAAAATGGAAATAA
- a CDS encoding secondary thiamine-phosphate synthase enzyme YjbQ, translating into MTVVTRIIKIQSENENDMIDITENVSKAVFDSDVSNGNVTVFVKGSTGSITTIEYEPGLIKDFPRMLSRIAPKDLKYGHEEMWHDGNGHSHVKASLVGPSLTIPFNDRMLCLGTWQQIVFVELDTRKRNREIILQIVGE; encoded by the coding sequence ATGACTGTAGTTACTAGAATAATCAAAATTCAATCTGAAAATGAAAACGACATGATAGACATTACTGAAAATGTATCAAAAGCTGTTTTTGACTCAGATGTTTCAAATGGGAATGTGACAGTATTTGTAAAGGGGTCTACAGGTTCGATTACTACTATAGAGTATGAACCTGGATTAATCAAAGATTTTCCAAGAATGCTTTCTAGAATAGCTCCAAAGGATCTGAAATATGGGCATGAAGAGATGTGGCATGATGGAAATGGACATTCGCATGTAAAGGCATCACTTGTTGGTCCTTCACTTACTATTCCATTTAATGATAGAATGTTGTGTTTAGGAACATGGCAACAAATTGTTTTTGTTGAACTTGATACTAGAAAAAGAAATAGAGAAATTATTTTGCAAATTGTTGGTGAATAA
- a CDS encoding CBS domain-containing protein, producing MGVRYSSPVITVQPESSIFETLSQMQKNFVKHIVVAVKNKPVGIVTERDINRFLGEDKTARVVDEIPIKHVMQKNVISINDGFEDHFDQCSSRMETFKIGSVVLVDDNGGLIGIVSRTDLTKAYASVFGGKYLVKEFMSKKVVTCRKTDSLKFALNLMNKNEISRLVVTDENGCPLGLITTNTLLAHSDYFTKGKTRSRDYLLPIGKGKDLTVGDLLNEKLITVSEEEDLATAASLMIKHNVSGVPVIDSKKNLSGVISKTDVVKAFSMVGPHEELRSKYKELY from the coding sequence ATGGGAGTAAGATATTCATCACCAGTAATAACAGTTCAACCAGAATCATCTATATTTGAAACATTATCACAAATGCAAAAAAATTTTGTAAAACATATTGTTGTTGCAGTAAAAAATAAACCAGTTGGAATTGTTACTGAGCGAGACATTAATCGGTTCTTAGGTGAAGATAAAACTGCAAGAGTTGTAGATGAGATTCCAATAAAACATGTTATGCAAAAAAATGTTATTTCAATTAATGATGGATTTGAAGATCATTTTGATCAGTGTTCATCAAGAATGGAGACTTTTAAAATTGGTTCAGTTGTTTTGGTAGATGATAATGGTGGATTGATAGGAATTGTTTCAAGAACAGATCTGACAAAAGCGTATGCTAGTGTCTTTGGTGGAAAGTATCTAGTAAAGGAGTTTATGAGTAAAAAGGTTGTAACTTGTAGAAAAACTGATTCGTTAAAGTTTGCACTAAACTTGATGAATAAAAATGAAATATCAAGGCTTGTGGTAACTGATGAAAATGGCTGTCCTTTAGGATTAATCACAACAAACACTCTCTTAGCACACAGTGACTATTTTACAAAGGGGAAGACACGTTCTCGTGATTATTTATTACCAATTGGCAAGGGAAAAGATCTTACAGTTGGGGATTTGTTAAATGAAAAGCTAATTACAGTTAGTGAAGAAGAAGATCTTGCCACTGCTGCTAGTTTAATGATAAAACATAATGTTAGTGGAGTTCCAGTTATAGACTCGAAGAAAAATTTGAGTGGAGTAATTAGTAAAACAGATGTTGTTAAGGCATTTTCTATGGTTGGCCCTCATGAAGAATTGAGGTCAAAATACAAAGAACTGTACTGA
- a CDS encoding helix-turn-helix domain-containing protein, with protein sequence MQAMISGRKVEDDSRKDAILEVMSDKYCRAIIENTMEKPKSAMEISAETKIPISTVYRRLQTLHDNKLLGISGSISDDGKKYFLYKSKIKAIATSFNGSNVEIEIVPNTSQY encoded by the coding sequence ATGCAAGCAATGATTTCAGGAAGAAAAGTTGAAGATGACTCAAGAAAGGACGCTATTCTTGAAGTTATGTCAGACAAGTATTGTCGGGCCATAATTGAAAATACAATGGAGAAACCAAAATCTGCTATGGAAATTAGTGCTGAAACAAAGATCCCTATCAGTACTGTATATAGAAGATTACAGACTTTGCATGATAACAAACTCCTTGGTATTTCAGGCTCCATTAGTGATGATGGCAAAAAATACTTTCTTTACAAAAGTAAGATAAAAGCGATTGCAACCTCATTTAATGGAAGCAATGTAGAAATCGAAATTGTGCCTAATACTTCGCAGTATTAG
- a CDS encoding universal stress protein — MMFSNILVPFDLSNQSIRAFKTALDIAKNYNSKITLLTCIEGDAWHHKFYDSRADNELIKKQKKVSQTQIAKLEALAKKSGVTTKSQIIKSKSVVKDVVTFAKSRKFNLIVMGSHGRTGVDKLILGSVANGIAQKASCPVLLVK, encoded by the coding sequence ATGATGTTTTCAAACATTTTGGTGCCCTTTGACTTATCAAATCAGTCAATCCGTGCATTCAAAACTGCTTTGGATATTGCCAAAAATTACAATTCAAAAATCACTCTTTTGACATGTATAGAAGGAGACGCATGGCATCACAAGTTTTATGATTCAAGAGCAGATAATGAATTGATTAAAAAACAAAAAAAGGTTTCTCAAACTCAAATTGCAAAACTTGAGGCCTTGGCAAAAAAATCTGGCGTCACAACAAAATCACAGATAATCAAATCAAAATCTGTTGTAAAAGATGTAGTAACTTTTGCTAAATCTAGAAAATTCAATCTTATTGTCATGGGTTCTCATGGTAGAACTGGTGTTGATAAATTAATTTTAGGTAGCGTTGCAAATGGTATTGCTCAAAAAGCTAGTTGTCCTGTATTGTTAGTAAAATAA
- a CDS encoding malate dehydrogenase — MISIIGSGRVGASIAFLCASNSIDDILLVNRTKTKAVGEALDISNAIPENSDISIHGTDDYSKIVDSKIVVITASTGVYLTDRTEMIGSQVKMIKEIASKIKQYCPDAIVLMVSNPLDVLTYFFQKESKFPRTRVIGIASSLDTSRFRYFLSEKFDIKQSQISDAIVLGEHGNTMVPIFSHAKIDGNSSLELLDLSQQQAITKDVREYWKYLRNYKSRSQFGIAKNTFDVIYSILKNKELNIPASVLLEGEFSQTDVSMGVPVIIDKDGISKIYEIELNDSEKESLKKSAQTIRNYIKSV; from the coding sequence CTGATCTCAATTATAGGTTCAGGCAGAGTTGGAGCGTCAATTGCATTTCTATGTGCATCAAATTCAATAGATGATATACTTCTTGTAAATAGAACAAAAACTAAGGCTGTTGGAGAAGCACTAGATATATCAAATGCAATTCCTGAAAACTCTGATATTTCAATTCATGGAACAGATGATTATTCTAAAATTGTTGATTCAAAGATTGTTGTAATTACTGCAAGTACAGGTGTTTATTTGACAGACAGAACTGAGATGATCGGTTCTCAAGTAAAAATGATTAAAGAAATTGCAAGTAAAATCAAACAGTACTGTCCTGATGCAATCGTATTAATGGTATCAAATCCACTTGATGTTTTAACATATTTTTTTCAAAAAGAATCTAAATTTCCTAGAACTAGAGTGATTGGAATTGCATCTAGTTTGGATACTAGTAGATTTAGATATTTTCTCTCAGAAAAATTTGATATAAAACAATCACAAATTTCAGATGCAATTGTTTTAGGTGAACATGGCAATACTATGGTTCCAATCTTTTCACATGCTAAAATTGATGGAAATAGCTCTCTAGAACTTCTTGATTTGAGTCAACAACAGGCAATTACCAAGGATGTGAGAGAGTACTGGAAGTATCTAAGAAACTATAAGAGTCGTTCACAATTTGGTATTGCTAAAAATACCTTTGATGTAATTTATTCGATCTTAAAAAACAAAGAATTGAATATACCAGCTTCAGTATTGCTGGAAGGTGAGTTCTCTCAAACAGATGTTTCTATGGGAGTTCCTGTAATAATTGATAAAGATGGAATTTCAAAAATTTATGAAATAGAACTAAACGATTCTGAAAAAGAATCTCTAAAAAAATCTGCTCAAACAATTAGAAATTATATAAAATCTGTTTAA
- a CDS encoding VIT1/CCC1 transporter family protein has protein sequence MKWHFDDFIYGSIDGAVTTFAIVAGVVGASLPSGIILILGFANLFADGFSMAAANYQASKAKNEFVEMKRRQEEWEIENLEEQEKDEIRDIYRKKGFKEELLEEIVRIITSRKKIWVDTMMKEELGLIEDEKNPTDSSLSTFVGFNLIGLIPLIPFMIFILIGAEPNSEAFMYSIVLVLISFFLVGMIKGKIVRRSMIRDGFYTVIIGGTAAAVAYIVGYGLHSLVM, from the coding sequence ATGAAATGGCATTTTGATGATTTTATTTATGGTTCTATAGATGGGGCAGTTACAACTTTTGCAATTGTTGCAGGTGTAGTTGGTGCCTCACTGCCTTCTGGGATTATTTTGATTTTAGGGTTTGCAAATCTATTTGCTGATGGATTTTCAATGGCAGCTGCAAATTATCAAGCTTCAAAGGCAAAAAATGAATTTGTTGAAATGAAAAGAAGGCAAGAAGAATGGGAAATTGAAAATCTAGAAGAACAAGAAAAAGACGAGATCAGAGATATCTATAGAAAAAAAGGATTCAAAGAGGAATTGCTTGAAGAAATTGTTCGTATAATTACTTCAAGAAAAAAGATTTGGGTAGATACAATGATGAAAGAGGAATTAGGATTGATTGAAGATGAAAAAAATCCTACGGATAGTTCTCTAAGCACTTTTGTTGGATTTAATTTGATTGGATTAATTCCATTAATTCCATTTATGATCTTCATTTTGATTGGGGCTGAGCCAAATTCTGAGGCATTCATGTATTCAATAGTATTAGTCCTGATATCATTTTTCTTAGTAGGCATGATCAAGGGAAAGATTGTAAGAAGATCAATGATTCGAGACGGTTTCTACACTGTAATTATTGGCGGTACTGCAGCAGCTGTTGCATATATTGTAGGTTATGGATTACATTCACTAGTAATGTAA
- a CDS encoding CBS domain-containing protein codes for MSVSDISKKPISILSSSTISETIQKLLEHNLSRLIVSEGGKSIGIITEKDIGLFLFSEKTRQGLDNISITKIMKPILFVDETQSPQKSAKTMIEKGVSSLALGNKNELKGIFTKSDLVKYYLENISNGKKVVDYMTHDYVFTHTAAPLYKVVRKMFESKVSRVIVKDQNENPVGVISFRDLFRISIELGSEEDDSGFTISDQIRQGFLSEEGFGNISLARDVMTKGLITIKFNQSLSDACSLILENNVSGLVVLDGNSSIAGIISKTDITKAISE; via the coding sequence TTGTCTGTTTCAGATATTTCTAAAAAACCAATTTCCATTCTAAGTAGTTCAACAATTTCAGAAACAATTCAGAAATTATTAGAACATAATTTGAGTAGATTAATTGTTTCAGAAGGAGGAAAATCGATTGGAATAATTACAGAGAAAGACATTGGTTTGTTCTTATTTTCAGAAAAAACTAGGCAAGGATTGGATAATATTTCAATTACAAAAATAATGAAACCAATATTATTTGTAGATGAAACTCAATCACCTCAAAAATCAGCTAAAACTATGATTGAAAAAGGAGTAAGCTCTTTAGCATTAGGAAATAAAAATGAACTAAAAGGAATTTTTACAAAAAGCGATCTTGTGAAATACTATTTGGAAAACATTTCAAATGGAAAAAAAGTGGTAGACTATATGACTCATGATTATGTTTTTACACACACTGCTGCCCCATTGTATAAAGTTGTAAGAAAGATGTTTGAAAGTAAAGTTTCAAGAGTCATCGTAAAGGATCAAAATGAAAATCCTGTTGGCGTTATATCGTTTAGAGATTTATTTAGAATTTCAATAGAGTTAGGCAGTGAAGAAGACGATTCAGGATTTACTATTTCAGATCAAATTAGACAAGGGTTTCTTTCTGAGGAAGGATTTGGGAATATTTCATTAGCAAGAGATGTCATGACTAAGGGATTAATCACAATCAAATTTAATCAAAGTCTATCTGATGCGTGTAGTTTAATTTTAGAAAATAATGTAAGCGGACTAGTAGTTTTAGATGGAAATAGTTCAATAGCAGGAATAATTTCAAAAACTGACATTACAAAGGCCATATCTGAATAA